TCCTTTAGAGAAAGTTGATATAAGACCAAATCAAAAGGTTATTATTACTGTGCTAGACGAATATGTTGATGCAAAGACAGTATCCGGGAAATCCTTTTTGAAATATTTTGGAAAGCTTGATAATGAAAGCTAT
This region of Bacillota bacterium genomic DNA includes:
- a CDS encoding DUF104 domain-containing protein, which codes for MLALKGYFNGKEFIPLEKVDIRPNQKVIITVLDEYVDAKTVSGKSFLKYFGKLDNESYQEFEEALKECEKVDVNEW